Proteins from a single region of Methanoculleus taiwanensis:
- a CDS encoding CoB--CoM heterodisulfide reductase iron-sulfur subunit A family protein has product MAEIKKNEEQPKIGVFVCHCGTNIAGSVNIQDVMEYAKTLPNVVVSDEYQYMCSTPGQGKIADAIKEHNLTGIVVAACSPRLHEPTFRNATKAGGLNPFRFEMANIREQNSWVHMHQPEEATEKAKDAVRIAVAKASKLEDLFPKSVPVEKTAMVVGGGVGGMQAALDLADAGIKTYLVEKTPTIGGRMSQLDKTFPTLDCSQCILTPKMVDVFRNENIELLTYTEVEEVQGYIGNFDVTLRKKARGVITPAEAEAKGIVGGGCTGCGDCVAVCPVIKPNDFELGMAPRKAIYVYHPQVVPLIYTVDFDSCVKCGLCVEACGTKKAIDLEMEDELITVKVGTVVLALGYEIFPIEKKFEWGYKNFDNVITSLEFERLICASGPTGGKLIRPSDGEKPKKIAFVLCAGSRDNTGVGKPYCSRFCCMYSLKHAHQIIEKMPGAIPYIFYMDIRSFGKMYEEFYYRIQDEGAKFIRGRVANITEDPESKNLYVHAEDTLLGRPVDLEVDMVVLAAAIQPTAETEKTRRLFGVSCSQDGWLLEAHPKLNPCGTTTAGVYLAGACQGPKDIPDTVAQAEGAASAASIPIHKGEVELEPYFAQCIEDKCAGCGLCVPQCPYSALALVEKDGRTVMQVTEAKCKGCGTCGGFCPGGAIWMQHFATPQIVAQIDAFLLGGEQ; this is encoded by the coding sequence ATGGCAGAAATAAAAAAGAACGAAGAGCAGCCTAAAATTGGCGTTTTTGTGTGCCACTGCGGTACCAATATTGCGGGCTCCGTCAACATTCAGGATGTCATGGAGTACGCCAAGACGCTCCCGAACGTTGTCGTCTCCGATGAATACCAGTACATGTGCTCGACGCCAGGCCAGGGAAAGATCGCCGACGCAATCAAGGAGCACAACCTGACCGGCATCGTCGTTGCGGCGTGTTCCCCGCGCCTCCACGAGCCCACCTTCAGAAATGCAACGAAGGCAGGCGGTCTGAACCCCTTCCGGTTCGAGATGGCAAACATCCGTGAGCAGAACTCCTGGGTGCACATGCACCAGCCCGAAGAGGCAACGGAGAAGGCAAAGGATGCCGTCAGGATCGCCGTCGCAAAGGCATCCAAACTCGAGGACCTCTTCCCGAAGAGCGTTCCCGTCGAGAAGACCGCAATGGTGGTCGGCGGTGGTGTCGGCGGTATGCAGGCAGCACTCGACCTTGCTGACGCAGGCATCAAGACCTACCTCGTCGAGAAGACCCCGACGATCGGCGGACGCATGTCCCAGCTCGACAAGACGTTCCCGACCCTCGACTGTTCGCAGTGTATCCTGACCCCGAAGATGGTGGACGTATTCAGGAACGAGAACATCGAGCTTCTCACCTACACCGAAGTCGAGGAAGTGCAGGGATACATCGGCAACTTCGACGTCACCCTCAGAAAGAAGGCCCGCGGTGTCATCACTCCCGCCGAGGCAGAGGCAAAGGGCATTGTCGGCGGCGGCTGTACCGGCTGCGGCGACTGTGTTGCGGTCTGTCCGGTCATCAAGCCGAACGACTTCGAGCTCGGCATGGCTCCGAGGAAGGCCATCTATGTCTATCACCCCCAGGTCGTCCCGCTGATCTACACCGTCGACTTCGACTCCTGTGTCAAGTGCGGCCTCTGTGTTGAAGCATGCGGCACGAAGAAGGCAATCGACCTCGAGATGGAAGACGAACTCATCACCGTCAAGGTGGGAACCGTCGTCCTGGCACTCGGATACGAGATCTTCCCCATCGAGAAGAAGTTCGAGTGGGGCTACAAGAACTTCGACAACGTCATCACGTCGCTCGAGTTCGAGCGCCTGATCTGTGCGTCCGGCCCGACCGGCGGCAAACTGATCCGCCCGAGCGACGGCGAAAAGCCGAAGAAGATCGCCTTCGTGCTCTGTGCGGGTTCCCGTGACAACACCGGTGTCGGCAAGCCGTACTGTTCGCGGTTCTGCTGCATGTACTCGCTGAAACACGCCCACCAGATCATCGAGAAGATGCCCGGAGCAATCCCGTATATCTTCTACATGGACATCCGTTCCTTCGGTAAGATGTACGAGGAGTTCTACTACCGTATCCAGGACGAGGGTGCGAAGTTCATCCGCGGCAGGGTTGCAAACATCACCGAGGACCCCGAGAGCAAGAACCTCTACGTCCACGCAGAGGATACGCTCCTCGGACGGCCGGTCGATCTCGAAGTCGATATGGTCGTGCTCGCTGCCGCAATTCAGCCCACCGCCGAGACCGAGAAGACCCGGAGACTCTTCGGTGTTTCCTGCTCGCAGGACGGCTGGCTGCTTGAAGCACACCCGAAGCTGAACCCGTGCGGTACCACGACTGCCGGTGTCTACCTCGCCGGCGCCTGCCAGGGACCGAAGGATATCCCCGACACGGTCGCACAGGCAGAGGGTGCGGCATCCGCAGCATCGATCCCGATCCACAAGGGAGAGGTCGAGCTCGAGCCCTACTTCGCCCAGTGTATCGAGGACAAGTGCGCGGGCTGCGGTCTTTGCGTGCCCCAGTGCCCCTACTCTGCACTTGCGCTCGTCGAGAAGGACGGCAGGACAGTCATGCAGGTCACCGAGGCTAAGTGTAAAGGCTGCGGTACCTGTGGCGGATTCTGCCCCGGTGGTGCAATCTGGATGCAGCACTTCGCAACCCCACAGATCGTCGCACAGATTGACGCGTTCCTCCTTGGAGGTGAGCAGTAA
- the hdrB gene encoding CoB--CoM heterodisulfide reductase subunit B has protein sequence MSSNNMRQYAFFLGCIAPNRYPGIEAAAIKTSKKVGIELLPLKGASCCPAPGAFGSIDLNVWYAMAARNIVLAEQMNMDIALICNGCYKSIWEVNHKLKHNAELRDGVNEVLKEIDMEFKGTVDVWHLAELYYDPEIVGVKKLADSVTRPLTGAKIAVHYGCHLMKPKKERHFGNTEDPMWIEELVAALGAEPVQYRNKMQCCGAGGGVRGFDLAHALDITNEKLINLEEVGVDAVTEVCPFCQLQFDRGQIEIEEKFGSTYGLPVLHFNELLGLAQGMNPDELALDLHAISVEPFLKKIL, from the coding sequence ATGAGCAGCAACAATATGCGTCAGTATGCATTTTTCCTGGGATGCATCGCCCCGAACCGCTATCCCGGCATCGAGGCGGCAGCCATCAAGACCAGCAAGAAGGTCGGTATCGAGCTGCTGCCCCTGAAGGGTGCGAGCTGCTGTCCTGCACCCGGTGCGTTCGGTTCTATCGACCTGAACGTCTGGTATGCAATGGCGGCACGCAACATCGTCCTTGCAGAACAGATGAATATGGATATCGCCCTGATCTGCAACGGGTGCTACAAATCCATCTGGGAAGTTAACCACAAGCTGAAACACAACGCTGAACTCCGTGACGGCGTCAACGAAGTGCTCAAAGAGATCGACATGGAGTTCAAGGGAACCGTCGATGTCTGGCACCTCGCCGAGCTCTACTACGACCCCGAGATCGTCGGTGTGAAGAAGCTCGCCGACAGCGTTACCCGGCCTCTCACCGGTGCGAAGATCGCCGTCCACTACGGCTGCCACCTGATGAAGCCCAAGAAAGAGCGGCACTTCGGCAACACCGAAGATCCCATGTGGATCGAGGAACTGGTCGCCGCACTCGGTGCCGAGCCCGTCCAGTACCGCAACAAGATGCAGTGCTGCGGTGCAGGCGGCGGTGTCCGTGGATTCGACCTTGCCCACGCGCTTGATATCACGAACGAGAAGCTGATCAACCTCGAGGAAGTCGGTGTGGATGCAGTCACCGAAGTCTGTCCGTTCTGTCAGCTCCAGTTCGACAGAGGTCAGATCGAGATCGAGGAGAAGTTCGGCAGCACCTACGGCCTCCCCGTACTGCACTTCAACGAACTCCTCGGACTGGCACAGGGCATGAACCCGGACGAACTCGCTCTCGACCTCCACGCAATCAGCGTCGAGCCGTTCCTGAAGAAGATTCTGTGA
- the hdrC gene encoding CoB--CoM heterodisulfide reductase subunit C, with the protein MARAKNYLDQKLAEKLRDRKYYTTDSNPEFLKEVEKIGQTPAHMCYQCGTCTGSCPSAPRSSYRIRLFMRKAVLGLEEEALTDPDLWLCTTCYSCTDRCPRDIAPTDVIMAMRNLAFRKDIVPRNFLQTVQLIYKSGHGVPNNDVNRAARVKLGLEAEPETTHKYPEYIPGIQKILDHYKLKDEADRILAKGE; encoded by the coding sequence ATGGCAAGAGCGAAGAATTACCTAGACCAAAAACTTGCAGAGAAACTCCGGGACCGGAAGTATTACACGACCGACAGCAACCCCGAGTTCCTCAAGGAAGTCGAGAAGATCGGGCAGACGCCCGCCCACATGTGCTACCAGTGCGGTACCTGCACGGGATCGTGCCCGTCGGCACCCAGAAGCTCCTACCGCATCAGGCTGTTCATGCGTAAGGCCGTCCTCGGACTCGAAGAGGAAGCACTCACCGATCCCGACCTCTGGCTCTGCACCACCTGCTACAGCTGCACCGACCGCTGCCCGCGCGACATCGCACCGACCGACGTCATCATGGCGATGCGAAACCTTGCCTTCAGGAAGGATATCGTTCCGCGCAACTTCCTGCAGACCGTTCAGCTGATCTACAAGTCCGGGCACGGCGTCCCGAACAACGACGTCAACCGGGCAGCTCGCGTGAAACTCGGACTCGAGGCCGAACCTGAGACCACGCACAAGTACCCCGAGTACATCCCCGGCATCCAGAAGATCCTGGATCACTACAAGCTGAAAGACGAAGCAGACCGAATATTAGCAAAGGGTGAGTGA
- a CDS encoding 4Fe-4S binding protein, whose translation MALFPKYSKKQEGQNVIMEQRLLKNVNNLILNSETCTGCGICVDACPEEAIVLGPVGAARRGAVDYAAPVDVDAEKCSYCGVCVIMCPFNAMTLKIDEEERLPILEQEGFPQYDMVTAVDEEKCSRCTTCADVCPRDAISRDVPAFEGTDAEGKPRQAALQTKTTFNVDTEKCNVCGICGELCPAIDVKRKPVSAESGKIEGEVKWDESQCDACQVCVEACPEDCITVVREVISDKLPGKVDIIQDNCCTCTWCVESCPEEAITVEKIFEGDIEFHPEKCPGGCSTCVEVCPCNAIYLPSPVPAKEMKGEIEPNIAVNKDYCILCGACVNACPGEDVIVLRRTGVRMKGKETDLFKRIKEKLLTPRTSKVKESSPGEAEVKVLGEA comes from the coding sequence ATGGCACTGTTTCCAAAATACTCTAAAAAACAGGAAGGCCAGAACGTCATCATGGAGCAGAGGCTCCTGAAGAACGTTAACAACCTTATCCTGAACTCCGAGACATGTACGGGATGCGGTATCTGCGTCGATGCATGTCCTGAAGAGGCAATCGTGCTCGGACCGGTCGGTGCGGCACGCAGAGGGGCAGTTGACTATGCAGCACCCGTCGACGTCGACGCTGAGAAGTGTTCGTACTGTGGTGTCTGTGTGATCATGTGTCCGTTCAACGCGATGACCCTGAAGATCGACGAGGAGGAGCGACTCCCGATCCTCGAGCAGGAAGGGTTCCCCCAGTACGACATGGTCACCGCCGTCGACGAAGAGAAGTGCAGCAGATGCACGACCTGCGCCGATGTCTGCCCGAGGGACGCAATCTCCCGCGACGTACCCGCATTTGAGGGAACGGACGCAGAGGGCAAGCCCCGTCAGGCAGCCCTGCAGACCAAGACGACGTTCAATGTGGATACCGAGAAGTGCAACGTCTGCGGTATCTGCGGAGAGCTCTGTCCCGCAATCGATGTAAAGCGCAAGCCCGTCAGCGCCGAATCAGGCAAGATCGAGGGCGAAGTCAAGTGGGATGAGTCGCAGTGCGATGCCTGCCAGGTCTGTGTCGAGGCCTGTCCCGAGGACTGTATCACCGTTGTGCGCGAAGTCATCAGCGACAAGCTCCCCGGCAAAGTCGATATCATTCAGGACAACTGCTGCACCTGCACATGGTGTGTCGAGTCCTGCCCCGAGGAAGCGATCACGGTAGAGAAGATCTTCGAGGGCGACATCGAATTCCACCCCGAGAAGTGTCCCGGCGGATGCTCCACCTGCGTCGAGGTCTGCCCCTGCAATGCAATCTACCTGCCAAGCCCCGTCCCCGCCAAGGAGATGAAGGGAGAGATCGAGCCGAACATCGCCGTCAACAAGGACTACTGTATCCTCTGCGGCGCATGTGTGAATGCCTGCCCCGGCGAGGATGTCATCGTCCTGCGGCGCACCGGTGTCCGCATGAAGGGTAAGGAAACCGACCTCTTCAAGCGCATCAAGGAAAAGCTCCTCACTCCAAGAACCTCGAAGGTCAAGGAGTCCTCGCCCGGTGAGGCTGAAGTCAAAGTTCTGGGAGAAGCGTGA
- a CDS encoding 4Fe-4S binding protein yields MAFALHINMERCTGCNNCVVACPVDALELYTEDPVTKEKIYRVKDGKAIVLDFNAELCAGCGVCVQACPYDVIQLVGPWETRAKARKAVV; encoded by the coding sequence ATGGCATTTGCATTGCACATCAATATGGAACGATGTACAGGCTGTAACAACTGCGTGGTGGCATGCCCTGTGGACGCTCTCGAACTCTACACTGAAGACCCTGTAACCAAAGAGAAGATCTACAGGGTGAAGGACGGCAAAGCGATTGTCCTCGACTTCAATGCAGAGCTCTGCGCCGGTTGCGGCGTATGTGTCCAGGCATGCCCCTACGATGTGATCCAGCTTGTTGGACCGTGGGAGACCAGGGCAAAGGCCCGGAAAGCGGTAGTATAG
- the fhcD gene encoding formylmethanofuran--tetrahydromethanopterin N-formyltransferase yields MELNGVPIDDTYAEAFPTWVSRVIITAVTEEWAYRSAVEAVGFATSAIGCPAEAGIDCFVSPDETPDGRPGYAILICASKKKLKEQLVERISECILTAPTTAAFDGLGDVIADVPEKIPVKLHFFGDGYEEKREVGGRTVWAIPIMEGEYIGEEEFGAVKGVAGGNFFVMGETQMSALMGAQAAVDAISGVCGVITPFPGGIVASGSKVGSKKYKFMPASTNEAYCPTLKGKVESSNVPDGVKAIYEIVIDGVDEDAVKLAMAEGIKAATKVPGVKFISAGNFGGSLGPFKFDLKDVLADEL; encoded by the coding sequence ATGGAACTTAATGGTGTACCGATTGACGATACGTATGCAGAGGCCTTCCCGACCTGGGTGTCGCGGGTCATCATCACAGCAGTCACTGAGGAATGGGCATACAGGTCGGCCGTCGAGGCGGTGGGCTTTGCCACTTCCGCTATTGGCTGCCCTGCAGAAGCCGGAATCGACTGCTTCGTCTCGCCCGACGAAACTCCTGATGGCAGGCCGGGCTATGCCATCCTGATCTGTGCGAGCAAGAAGAAGCTTAAGGAGCAGCTTGTCGAGCGGATCAGCGAATGCATCCTGACCGCACCGACGACCGCCGCTTTCGACGGTCTCGGCGACGTTATTGCCGATGTTCCGGAGAAGATCCCGGTCAAGCTCCACTTCTTCGGTGACGGATACGAGGAGAAGCGCGAAGTCGGCGGCAGAACCGTGTGGGCCATCCCGATCATGGAGGGCGAGTACATCGGCGAGGAAGAGTTCGGTGCCGTGAAGGGTGTTGCGGGCGGTAACTTCTTTGTCATGGGAGAGACGCAGATGTCCGCTCTCATGGGCGCTCAGGCCGCAGTCGATGCAATCAGCGGTGTCTGCGGAGTTATCACGCCGTTCCCCGGCGGTATCGTCGCCAGCGGTTCCAAGGTGGGCAGCAAGAAGTACAAGTTCATGCCCGCCAGCACCAACGAAGCCTACTGTCCGACCCTGAAGGGGAAGGTCGAGAGCAGCAACGTCCCGGACGGCGTCAAGGCTATCTATGAGATCGTCATCGACGGTGTCGACGAGGATGCCGTCAAGCTGGCCATGGCCGAAGGTATCAAGGCCGCAACCAAGGTCCCCGGCGTGAAGTTCATCAGTGCTGGGAACTTCGGCGGCAGCCTGGGTCCGTTTAAGTTCGATCTCAAAGACGTCCTTGCGGACGAACTCTAA
- a CDS encoding tRNA(Ile2) 2-agmatinylcytidine synthetase: MVTLMPEDVRARYGPLFARKFLVMIDENAGIAEIREQCRARGTIEWDAANRRRAGGALRSAFVEGTSMTMLASLGRSPVNFGAADREIGGQALEGVEVQGAEVVTSWSGIAGAGVGIAACLPQAPGVIRAEYPSEDDLRPGGARTCRVRIVSPRYEKVTIGIDDTDTREEGATWVLALQCAEACTIPGVEYLDMRLVQLNPAVPKKTTNCVGSALNFAVLPEKVDELLAYVREFIESRAVSNDTGIAVFRGIALPEESEFLRRVKTEILTLDEVHAEAERLGIRYIDSAGRKGRIGALGALLWANKGSEAAGLYGEAL, translated from the coding sequence ATGGTCACGCTTATGCCGGAGGATGTCAGGGCACGCTACGGGCCGCTGTTTGCCCGGAAGTTTCTCGTTATGATTGATGAGAATGCTGGAATTGCGGAGATACGCGAACAGTGCCGGGCACGAGGCACCATCGAATGGGATGCGGCGAACCGGCGCCGTGCCGGAGGGGCTCTTCGGTCGGCTTTTGTCGAGGGAACATCGATGACGATGCTCGCGAGCCTCGGGCGATCCCCGGTGAACTTCGGGGCGGCGGACCGCGAGATCGGCGGGCAGGCTCTCGAGGGTGTGGAGGTGCAGGGTGCTGAAGTGGTAACGTCGTGGTCGGGGATCGCCGGCGCCGGTGTCGGCATTGCTGCCTGCCTTCCCCAGGCACCCGGCGTGATCCGTGCGGAGTACCCGTCGGAAGACGATCTCCGGCCCGGCGGCGCCCGGACATGCCGGGTTCGGATCGTCTCCCCACGCTACGAGAAGGTGACAATAGGCATCGACGACACCGATACCCGCGAGGAGGGAGCCACCTGGGTGCTCGCCCTGCAGTGTGCCGAAGCCTGCACCATTCCGGGTGTCGAGTATCTCGATATGCGTCTTGTACAGCTGAACCCTGCCGTGCCGAAGAAGACGACGAACTGCGTGGGCTCTGCACTGAACTTCGCGGTTCTGCCGGAGAAGGTCGACGAGCTTCTCGCTTACGTGCGCGAGTTCATCGAGTCCCGGGCTGTCAGCAACGATACGGGCATCGCCGTCTTCCGGGGGATCGCGCTCCCCGAGGAATCGGAGTTCCTCCGCCGGGTAAAGACGGAGATCCTGACGCTCGACGAGGTGCATGCTGAAGCAGAGCGGCTCGGTATCCGGTACATCGACAGTGCCGGGAGGAAAGGACGTATCGGAGCTCTCGGTGCGCTGCTCTGGGCGAATAAGGGTAGTGAAGCGGCGGGGCTGTATGGAGAAGCTCTCTGA
- the mmp11 gene encoding methanogenesis marker protein 11 yields MEKLSDPYTIRYPQIVALADDDGTRVELVEFFDCVGGAMWVKHHYAQSPLVESIRTVGSTNRYLLRTGSADLALEGSRFPAGIAGVGVDGREIAITYRGLGGGGVGASICRASAPGVTRFRSDPAGGGKLAGSTIWLPRRERVLIGVDDTDTAEEGATWTLAHNVARAVEDDRSRYLSHTIVQLYPVPYRTKNCVAIVCEFASDDPDGLVRRFREYLEEYTLSDKTGMAVYRGFHPGSLEAFGRKVKSGEVSHDDLAALDDPRLTIAMDGRGIIGAVAAIPFATRYDEALALWTGNG; encoded by the coding sequence ATGGAGAAGCTCTCTGATCCCTACACGATCCGGTATCCTCAGATCGTCGCGCTTGCGGATGACGACGGAACCCGTGTCGAGCTCGTAGAGTTCTTCGACTGCGTCGGCGGGGCGATGTGGGTGAAGCACCACTATGCGCAGAGCCCGCTCGTCGAATCGATCCGCACCGTCGGGTCGACGAACCGGTATCTCCTCCGGACAGGCTCGGCAGACCTTGCCCTTGAAGGCTCGCGGTTCCCTGCAGGGATCGCCGGTGTCGGGGTGGATGGCCGTGAGATCGCGATCACCTACCGCGGGCTCGGCGGCGGGGGTGTCGGCGCCTCTATCTGCCGTGCATCCGCACCCGGGGTCACCCGCTTCCGGAGCGACCCCGCCGGCGGAGGAAAGCTCGCGGGCTCCACCATCTGGCTTCCGAGAAGGGAGCGGGTACTCATCGGGGTGGACGATACGGATACCGCCGAAGAGGGTGCGACCTGGACACTCGCACATAACGTCGCCCGGGCGGTCGAGGACGACCGATCCCGCTACCTCTCCCACACCATTGTTCAGCTCTACCCCGTACCGTACCGTACGAAGAACTGCGTCGCGATCGTCTGTGAGTTTGCGTCGGACGACCCGGACGGACTCGTCCGGCGGTTCCGGGAGTACCTCGAGGAGTACACGCTCTCGGATAAGACCGGCATGGCCGTCTACCGCGGTTTCCATCCCGGCTCTCTTGAGGCGTTCGGCCGGAAGGTCAAGAGCGGCGAGGTCTCGCACGACGACCTTGCGGCGCTCGACGATCCCCGCCTGACGATCGCCAT